The Theobroma cacao cultivar B97-61/B2 chromosome 2, Criollo_cocoa_genome_V2, whole genome shotgun sequence genome includes the window TGCAATCTGATTAATCATGATCCAGAAGAACTTGCAATCATTAGCCATCACAAAACTGTTCATTTTGTCTTTAGCAAACCCATTTTTAGAGGTTGTACACAACATAGAAGTCCAGAATGTGTGTTGTTCTCAATCTCCTATAAGAATCCCCACATTGTGGATAACACCACAATATTCTAAACCATTAGGCAACTACAACCTAGTATCAATtccaaaatcttcaaaataaaatgctaAAACAAAACACGATTCTATGGATTGATGGACCCAAAGCACACACCTAATGGTAGGGTACATTCCACTTACCCTTTTCTTTCCAATGAAATACCACAGgaaccaaaaacaaaataaaccCAAAATTCAATATACCCTGCTATAAATagaccaaaagaaaaagactcCCTCATTAGAATACAGGAAACCAccaaaaacctaaaaaattattgataatGGAGTGTCTGATTgtcaagaaataaattaatttcaaaatattcaacattaatccaacaagaaaagagaaaacagtTAAACGCTTCAAATTCAATACTAAGACCAAATAAGAAATTTCTATTGAATATTCAGCAGCAAACCCTTGATTAAAACGAAGccttaaagaaaattaataaaatctaaaacaTAGACAAATTCCAGATCGCCCAATAAACCATATGGTCAAttgaaaaacccaaaaagctaAACTTAACCTAGCTAAAAACCCCAAATTTTCGATCTCTAAAACCCTTAATCTAAAATCAAAGAACCCATCAACAAATTACGCAGGAAAACATCAATCAACAAAAacccaataaaaaaaaacgaaaTTTTGACTGACCATTGAGGTAGCTTAAGCATTAGCAGTTTTGGGAATGAGAGGAATAGAGCCGCCTTGTTTCCCAGCCTGTTTCAACTTGGCCTCTTCTTCACGGATCTTCTGCATCTGCAGCATCCTCTCCATGACGAGCTCGTACTCGCATTTCTCGTAGGCGTGGCGTTCGATCTCGCATTTCCAGGGAAGGTAAAACTCGGCTTGGCGGCACTTGTTGAGTGGGATGAGAAGGTGGGCGCATTGGTCCCTGTATGGAATGGGGACCTTGTTCTCCACCATCTCTTCCTGGGTCGCTATCATCTTCTTCGATGAACCCTCCACTTCCATTTTTCTCTGGGTTATGGAAATGCTTCGGTCCTTTGATGTTTTGTTTTCCCGGACTGACTTCGGGTCTAGCGTAAGGACGCGCGgtaaagaaatatattttcaggcggtaactttttttttccttcgtATTATGGATAAAATTAACAGCTCATTTGTTTAGATTAAGAGGGCAAATAAATCAAGCTACTCGTGAGTGATTTTAGTTTtgcttaataaataaaagaaactcGAGCTCGACTTGTTCATGTTAAGTTTGAATTCAAATCATTCCCGTATATAAATAAAGCATTGAATTTATTTACATGttctcaattttatttaaattttaaatttaagtacGATTTAAGTTTCAAGTTATTTATTCAAGTTGATAATAATCGAGTCTAATTGAATGGAGATGAACTAgttcaattatttttcaaatgagaAAAATCTATATTTAGCAATTAGTAAATTACtttctaaaatattaattacataaaaatatttgaatgaattagaaaataaaattaaatataacataaaaaaacaaattttaagtttggtatgtaaatattattttgaaaaaaaaaatatttatcatataaaaataattacaattttataaaaaagtaagttttttattcacacgttaaaagggtaaaattgtttataataaattttataaatcacTTCATCTCaataataaatgttttatatGAGAATTCAATCACTTTCCAAGACAATGATCTAATTACTTTCGATGATCTTAAATTATTATCACGTAAAATTAACAAGATCTTACTAAATACAATAATCAAATCATTAAACATAGATCACCATGGATTTTGAGGTAACCGCCTCATATCCAACGTCACCTATATGTCTAACATTTTAGACGCATAGACTTTTTATATAATGAATTAAAACATATTAACCTTCATTGTGTTAAAAAAtacttttgtaatttttagtctaatattcattttataaagactagtatttattttcattgcacgtgaatatttattttttaaataacaattacaaatgtttttaaaatgtaaaatgaattgtttattaaataaaaaatagttataattaaaagacAATTACTGTTTcaattttgtataattaaaatttcataatattaatttataaattgttgagTAATAttagaaataagaaaatattttttaataaaagtgattcaatacaattagaatttttatatgtttacaAAGTAGATAaatcttttaatattaataataaaaaattttaaaatgataatttaataaattatccataattatatccatttttctaatttcttttctattttaggCCTTATTCCTCTCTGCCAACCATCATGATTAAAAATATCACAAGTGTTGGACTGACTTTCATCTCTATTAccatattattctttaaacTTACTCAAACTAAAATGCCTTGTTGTATTCCACATTAATTATGAAGTGAGAAGGTAACTGGTTGTTGGAAAGCAGATTACAATCAACAAGTGAAATGCACATATTCACATGTATTAAAACAAGATTCTCTCAGTACAAGATTACCAGCTTCTAGTTTGGAAGTAGTTGTTTGACAATGAAAACAGTGCCTTTGGGTTAAAAAACACAGCCTTTTCAAAAAGCCTGTTCAAGTTTAGCATTAACAAATTTTCATGGACTTTGAGTTGTTGCTATATAACATGTTTGCTCACAACCCAGAGTTGCTGTGTATGCAATGGAGCTAGGTGTTGATAAGCATGATCATGTGCAGAATTTATCTGCTAAGAGGTTGGTTCCGTTCATCATCACTTCAACAGCCTTGTTAATGATCCTGCTCTTTTCTCTTCTGTTTTTTCTCAGTTTTAACTCACAAATTTTGAACAGAGCAAACTTGGAAGTCTATGTAAGTAACCCGAAATGGAATATTCATTTAAATGAATTCTTTGACTTGTAGGTTGATTGGCAAAGTCGCAGTTATAACTGGTGGTGCAAGAGGAATTGGAGCTGCCGCAGCTAAATTATTTGCTGAAAATGGGGCTTATGTTGTCATTGCTGACATATTGGACGAACTAGGGGCCATGCTTGCTGAATCCATTGGAGCTCGCTACATTCATTGCGATGTAGCCAAGGAAGATGATGTGGAATCGGCTATCCAACTAGCCCTTACATGGAAAGGTCAGCTAGACATACTGTTCAGCAATGCTGGCATTGGAGGTCCTGCAGGCAGCATAACCAGCCTTGACATGGAGCAAGTGAAACATCTCATCTCAATTAATCTGCTAGGCAATGTACACGGAATCAAGCATGCGGCTCGAGCCATGCTCAAACACCGCACGAAAGGTTCCATCATATGCACGTCAAGCTCTGCAGGTGTCATGGGAGGGCTCGCATCTCACATCTACTCTTTGTCAAAAGCAGCCATCATTGGATTGATGAGAACCGCAGCCTGTGAGCTAGGCGTGCATGGGATTCGTGTGAATTGCATTTCTCCTCATGCTGTCCCTTCAGATTTGCTTGTCAGTGCTTATAGAATTTTCCTGGGGAATGAAACAAGGCCAGAACAAGTGAGT containing:
- the LOC18609953 gene encoding NADH dehydrogenase [ubiquinone] 1 beta subcomplex subunit 7, with the protein product MEVEGSSKKMIATQEEMVENKVPIPYRDQCAHLLIPLNKCRQAEFYLPWKCEIERHAYEKCEYELVMERMLQMQKIREEEAKLKQAGKQGGSIPLIPKTANA
- the LOC18609955 gene encoding short-chain dehydrogenase reductase ATA1, coding for MNSLTCRLIGKVAVITGGARGIGAAAAKLFAENGAYVVIADILDELGAMLAESIGARYIHCDVAKEDDVESAIQLALTWKGQLDILFSNAGIGGPAGSITSLDMEQVKHLISINLLGNVHGIKHAARAMLKHRTKGSIICTSSSAGVMGGLASHIYSLSKAAIIGLMRTAACELGVHGIRVNCISPHAVPSDLLVSAYRIFLGNETRPEQVSKLVGETGSLLRGRAATVEDVAQAALFLASEDAGFITAHNLVLDGGFTSSCNTLSFIYQ